The following is a genomic window from Theropithecus gelada isolate Dixy unplaced genomic scaffold, Tgel_1.0 HiC_scaffold_1751, whole genome shotgun sequence.
ACCTTTGACCATGGGACTCACAGCCCCCACTGAGCAACCACCACAGGCCTCTCCTCCCAAGAGGCATGAGAGATTCACTCTGAACAGCTCCAGGAAGCATAGTTTCCTCTGAGACACCCAGGTTCTGAATGTCCAATCTTGGAAGCTGCAACCAAGCTAGACACAACTAGAGAAAGAAGGGTCCCTGTCACCAGGCAACACACAGCTCACCCACAGCACAATGGGGTGTCCCTGTGACAGGGACCTGGTGCAGCTCCAGCCTCCTGCACTGAAGGGGAGAGCCAGATGGGGATGAAAGAGGGCAAAGGACGTGAATGTGCACCCAAACCCAGAGCCATGGGgacagcaggaggctgaggtccagGACTGTGTTTGCCCAACCTACAGGGTATGTGTGTGactctgtgtgtctgtgcgtgtctcttttgtgtatgtgtttgtgtttctgcACATAGTGTGGGTCGAGGTGTGGTGACAGAATCACTGCTGAAAAAGACAGAGGCCTCCACAATTCCCACTGACTTGACAcacagacaaaaggaaaaagagaaggagggacaAGGAGGCAAGACtgagaggggaggggacagagaggtGTCCTGGGCACATATCCCACCCATGAGCCTGAGAAGTGCTCCTGCCCCGGGAAGAGGCTCAGCACAGAAGGAGGAAGGACAGCACAGCTGACAGttgtgctcagaaagtttctggaTCCCAGGCTCATCTCCACAGAGGAGAACACGCAGGCAGCAAAGGCCATGGGGCCCCTCTCAGCGCCTGCCTGCACACTGCACATCACCTGGAAGGATCTCCTGCTCACAGGTGAGGAGAGAACTTCCTGGGAGAggacaggaggaggaagcagaatgATTGGATAGGGTTTCCTGGACAGGAATGTCCTGGACATCCTGTTCCTGGACAGGATGGCgttctaagaaataaaagaagccagcactttgggagggtgaggtgggtggatcgtgagttcaggagttcaagaccagtctggtcaacacagtgaagcccagtctctactaaaaataccaaaaattatccaggtgtggtggtgtgctcctgtaatcctagctacctgggaggctgaggcaggaagtttgcatgaacctgggaggcagaggttgcggtgagccgagatcgcgccactgcacgccagcctgggcgacagtacgagattccgtctcaaaaaaaaaaaaaaaaaaagaaagaaagaagaaacaaaaaacaggaaagaaggctCTGTTGCAGCCTGGATAGGGGAAAATACACCAGAGAGGGACAGGGGTTAAAACAGGAAAATCACATTGAACAGGAATTGGTAAGAGGTAGGAAAATCTCAAGTGTTCTGTTTTCCTGGTTAATCAGCACTGGACACCACATTTTGTAAAGtgataataataactattatcaGATGACacttcaaatgaaaatataagcagGGCATGAAACACTGTCCTCAGCAAAAAACCTCAACaattggggaaagaaaaaagaaacaacctagGCATGGAGGGCCCTGGGAACTCTCACATTTCCAGAAGTCTGCAGCCAGTCCCAGGCACTGGGGTGTAACCAAGATCACAAAAGTCactgtcctcatggagctcacattGTCATGGGAAGGAAGACAGACATGCAAAGAGATCTAGAATGTGAGGTCAGGTGTTGATAAGAGCTGCGGAGGGAGCAgagcagggaaaggtcagaaaaggAAGACCCAGAGTCTCTGAAGGAGGTGTCAGGAAAGAAGTCTAAGGATGCCCTGATGTGAGCAGGACCTGAGGGTGTTGTGGAGGGAGCCATGAAGATCCTTGGGGAAGAGGATTCCAAACAAAAATGCCGAGGTCAGAAGGGTTGAAGGAATGGGGGTCATGCTGCTGACCTTCACCCAGTAGGACAGTAGGACACACACataaaggggtgtgtgtgtgtcctactgtcccctttgtgtgtgtgtcctactGTCctactggggtgtgtgtgtatcttcaaGGCTGATGATTGAAGAGATCTTCTCAGGACCCAGGGCCCAATGCTTTCACCCCCATACATAGGTCTCAATATTGACTGATGCTCTCTCCACCTCCTAGCATCACTTTTAATCTTCTGGAACCCACCCACCGCTGCTCAAGTCACGATTGAAGCCCAGCCAACCAAAGTTTCCGAGGGGAAGGATGTTCTTCTACTTGTCCACAATTTGCCCCAGAATCTTACTGGCTACATCTGGTACAAAGGCCAAAAAATGGACCACCACCATTACATTACATCATATGTGATAGACACTGAAACAATTATATTTGGGCC
Proteins encoded in this region:
- the LOC112617447 gene encoding pregnancy-specific beta-1-glycoprotein 2-like, with amino-acid sequence MGPLSAPACTLHITWKDLLLTASLLIFWNPPTAAQVTIEAQPTKVSEGKDVLLLVHNLPQNLTGYIWYKGQKMDHHHYITSYVIDTETIIFGPAYSERETVYSNASLLIQNVTKNDTGSYTIQIIKRGHRTEGVTGHYTLS